A DNA window from Coffea arabica cultivar ET-39 chromosome 6c, Coffea Arabica ET-39 HiFi, whole genome shotgun sequence contains the following coding sequences:
- the LOC113691961 gene encoding uncharacterized protein, translated as MADLFLNQAKQYSASRPRYPDQLFEFIASKTPSHDLVWDVGTGSGQAAAALAKIYKNVIATDTSPKQLEFAPKVPNIRYQCTSPKLSIAELEENIAAESTVDLVTIAQALHWFDFPTFYQQVKWALKKPNGVIAAWCYTVPEINPSLDAVFQRFYKVDSDPYWEPERKLVDNKYETIDFPFEPVDGVDHTGPFQFKAENVMDLEGFFTYIRSWSSYQTAKQKGVELLNENVVKDFTSAWNEDGISKKVVTSPIHLRIGKVGNLH; from the exons ATGGCAGATTTGTTCTTGAATCAGGCTAAGCAGTACTCCGCCAGCAGGCCAAGATACCCAGATCAACTTTTTGAATTCATTGCATCCAAAACCCCTTCCCATGACCTTGTGTGGGATGTGGGCACTGGCAGTGGCCAGGCTGCTGCTGCT CTGGCAAAGATCTACAAGAATGTAATTGCCACAGACACAAGCCCAAAGCAGCTGGAATTTGCACCAAAGGTTCCGAATATTCGATACCAATGTACTTCCCCAAAGTTGTCCATTGCAGAGCTTGAAGAAAACATTGCAGCAGAGTCCACTGTCGATTTAGTCACCATTGCTCAGGCTTTGCATTGGTTTGATTTTCCTACCTTCTACCAACAAGTGAAGTGGGCACTGAAAAAACCCAATGGAGTAATTGCTGCATGGTGCTACACTGTGCCAGAAATTAACCCCAGTTTGGATGCTGTCTTCCAAAGATTCTACAAAGTTGATTCTGATCCTTACTGGGAACCAGAGCGTAAATTGGTGGATAATAAATATGAAACCATCGATTTCCCATTTGAGCCTGTGGATGGCGTTGATCATACCGGACCATTCCAATTCAAAGCAGAGAATGTGATGGATTTGGAAGGCTTCTTCACATACATAAGATCATGGTCTTCCTACCAAACTGCTAAACAGAAGGGTGTGGAACTCTTGAATGAAAATGTGGTCAAGGATTTTACCTCTGCTTGGAATGAAGATGGAATATCTAAAAAAGTTGTCACTTCCCCTATTCATCTGAGGATTGGGAAAGTTGGGAATTTGCATTGA